In a genomic window of Dyadobacter fermentans DSM 18053:
- a CDS encoding M14 family zinc carboxypeptidase, with protein MKINAFLHVMLAGCLTATVSAVAAEASDKRSAVADSIVQPKIFINTGFENASPMNWEIDSAGRVIGSMVYDHERFSKNRAVNHFHFRIEAPVGTDVTVILENFDNIWNNRHASDLSDRSRYVVSFDNKKWESRSVKALPGRRMQFSLKMEAPHAYIASVEPYRISDLDKMLAKIGRSKLAGITTIGKTAEGRPLEIIRIGNENAPKRLFLRARAHAFEAGGNWTVEGLVEKLLSNDEDSKRYLKRYCVYILPMANKDGVARGKTRFNANGYDLNRKWDKPADSLVAPENYALEQWLHKMVKAKKRPDLALDIHNDAGGNLHVSRPDGDISDYLAHMEKLDKLLRQYTWFTEGSTKPSFRNPGTLGEGIIERFGVYAAVYELNYEWIAGLKKAPLASDWLSLGNKLPEVFYHYFE; from the coding sequence ATGAAAATAAATGCTTTTTTACACGTAATGCTGGCCGGGTGCCTCACAGCCACTGTGAGCGCGGTGGCCGCAGAAGCCAGCGACAAGCGGTCTGCCGTAGCGGACAGTATTGTTCAACCCAAAATATTCATCAACACCGGGTTTGAAAACGCATCGCCGATGAACTGGGAAATCGATTCGGCTGGGCGGGTGATCGGCAGCATGGTTTATGACCACGAGCGGTTTTCGAAGAACAGGGCCGTCAACCATTTCCATTTCAGGATCGAAGCGCCCGTGGGCACGGACGTGACCGTGATCCTCGAAAATTTTGACAATATCTGGAACAACCGCCATGCGAGCGATCTTTCGGACCGGTCGCGCTATGTGGTTTCGTTTGATAACAAAAAGTGGGAAAGCCGTTCGGTCAAAGCGCTGCCGGGCCGCCGGATGCAATTTTCCCTCAAAATGGAAGCTCCGCATGCCTACATTGCCAGCGTGGAGCCTTACCGGATCAGCGATCTGGACAAAATGCTGGCCAAAATCGGCCGGAGCAAGCTGGCCGGCATCACCACAATCGGCAAAACTGCCGAGGGGCGGCCGTTGGAAATCATCCGGATCGGGAACGAAAATGCGCCGAAAAGGCTCTTCCTGCGTGCCCGCGCCCACGCATTCGAGGCGGGAGGCAACTGGACGGTCGAAGGGCTGGTTGAAAAACTGCTCAGCAATGATGAAGATTCGAAGCGGTATCTGAAGCGCTACTGTGTGTACATCCTTCCGATGGCCAACAAGGATGGTGTAGCGCGCGGAAAAACGCGGTTTAATGCCAATGGGTATGATTTGAACCGTAAATGGGACAAGCCGGCGGACTCGCTTGTGGCGCCGGAAAACTATGCGCTCGAACAATGGCTGCACAAAATGGTGAAGGCCAAAAAGCGCCCCGACCTCGCCCTGGACATTCATAACGACGCGGGCGGAAACCTGCACGTAAGCAGGCCGGACGGGGATATCAGCGACTACCTGGCCCATATGGAAAAGCTCGACAAGCTTTTGCGCCAATACACCTGGTTCACCGAAGGCTCCACCAAACCCAGTTTCCGCAACCCCGGCACATTAGGGGAGGGCATTATCGAACGGTTTGGCGTGTACGCGGCCGTGTATGAGCTCAATTACGAATGGATAGCCGGCCTGAAAAAGGCCCCGCTGGCATCGGATTGGCTCTCGCTCGGGAACAAATTGCCCGAAGTGTTTTACCATTATTTTGAGTAA
- a CDS encoding RagB/SusD family nutrient uptake outer membrane protein, with translation MKLNTIILGSMCVLTTGCSGFLDLAPIDAANVKNFYRNASDMQAAVTAAYGMLANFGQYGYAYYNIAEARSDNTTNWEGGGNLPDAELDQFKMASTNEIIRVMWVDTYRGILAANTVLDHIGGAQMDDALRQRFIGEARFLRALQYFNLVRTFGDVPLVLSETKTVDEGYSHARVPKAEVYAQIVADLTDAEQKLPVSYTGSDIGRATRDAAKALLGKVYLTTGDFAKAKDKLKEVIDGGHYKLLDDYAALWPVANANNAESLFEVQFKKGGTGTGSSFYSNFAPRNSGSSVVKVGFAGGRNLPTTDLIAAYEPGDYRKGVSLALGYTDNVTGKFVADPYSLKFQDDAFTDGDADNNWPVLRYADVLLMYAEAVNEVSGPVTEAYDAINAVRKRAKLAALPAGLSKAAFKLAIEHERQVELAFEGHRWFDLVRTGREVAVMNAHFKAPVVQEFNAVYPIPQTQIDINPEGIRQNPGYNF, from the coding sequence ATGAAACTCAATACCATCATACTTGGCTCAATGTGCGTGCTCACCACGGGCTGCTCGGGCTTTCTCGACCTGGCGCCGATAGACGCCGCTAACGTGAAAAACTTCTACCGCAATGCGTCCGATATGCAGGCGGCGGTGACCGCGGCTTATGGCATGCTCGCCAACTTCGGCCAATACGGCTACGCCTATTATAATATCGCCGAGGCACGGTCCGACAACACCACGAACTGGGAAGGCGGCGGCAACCTGCCCGATGCCGAGCTCGACCAGTTCAAAATGGCGTCCACGAACGAGATCATCCGCGTGATGTGGGTGGATACCTACCGGGGAATACTCGCCGCCAACACCGTGCTCGACCATATCGGCGGCGCTCAAATGGACGACGCCCTGCGCCAGCGCTTTATCGGCGAGGCCCGTTTTCTGCGTGCTTTGCAGTACTTTAATCTTGTGCGGACGTTCGGCGACGTGCCGCTGGTTTTGTCGGAAACCAAAACCGTGGACGAAGGCTACTCGCACGCTCGGGTGCCGAAAGCGGAAGTATATGCGCAGATCGTCGCCGATTTGACCGACGCAGAGCAGAAACTGCCAGTTTCTTACACCGGCAGCGACATAGGACGCGCCACGCGCGACGCCGCAAAAGCATTGCTTGGAAAAGTATACCTCACCACCGGCGATTTTGCCAAAGCGAAAGACAAACTGAAAGAGGTGATCGACGGGGGGCATTACAAGCTGCTCGACGACTATGCGGCATTATGGCCGGTCGCTAATGCAAACAATGCAGAATCCCTGTTTGAGGTGCAGTTCAAAAAAGGCGGTACGGGCACGGGCAGCAGCTTTTACAGCAACTTTGCTCCGCGTAACTCGGGATCATCCGTGGTTAAAGTCGGCTTTGCCGGCGGGCGGAACCTCCCCACCACCGACCTCATTGCCGCTTACGAGCCGGGCGATTACCGCAAAGGCGTTTCACTTGCGCTGGGCTATACCGATAATGTCACCGGCAAATTCGTGGCGGATCCGTATTCGCTTAAATTTCAGGATGATGCATTCACGGATGGTGATGCCGATAACAACTGGCCGGTGCTGCGGTATGCCGATGTGTTGCTGATGTATGCAGAGGCAGTGAACGAAGTGAGCGGCCCGGTGACGGAAGCCTACGACGCCATCAATGCCGTACGCAAGCGGGCGAAGCTGGCTGCCCTGCCGGCGGGCCTGTCCAAAGCGGCATTCAAGCTGGCGATTGAGCATGAGCGGCAGGTGGAACTGGCATTTGAAGGCCACCGCTGGTTTGACCTCGTGCGTACCGGACGGGAAGTAGCCGTGATGAATGCGCATTTCAAAGCGCCTGTCGTGCAGGAGTTTAACGCCGTATATCCCATTCCACAAACGCAGATCGACATCAATCCGGAAGGTATCCGACAAAACCCGGGCTATAATTTCTGA
- a CDS encoding TonB-dependent receptor yields MKINLLTRLPVGRQAHYAGRILRTMTRILLLLTITLSHVTADGFSQKFSFHAKNAPLKVVMRNIEKQTGYLFLYDELDLPQANNVSVRFKNASIDDILATVFKDMPLSYRIFQRNVVLKKVVKTPLHETGLPARIPGAEPGIQLTQRTIEPLPARLDRTLQGKVTDENGSPFPGVSIVIKNSQTGTATDAAGEFRLSIPDGEPEPVIVVSFVGYKNQEIAVGNRLEVNIAMAVDTKALNDVVVIGYGTQKQSSITGSVASLPMKNVANQPLTSLDQALGGQIAGVNVAQTKGAPGGGVSVRVRGTGSIGAGNEPLYVIDGFPVSDGFNSNLNPLASINPNDIESIEILKDASAAAIYGSRGSNGVVLVTTKRGKSGKSVVQLDTYYGFQQVANKIDMLNAREYAEFNTEARNNAWVDRGGKATDPNSVRPAALQIPEMFANPETLGKGTDWQDEVFRTAPIQNYQLSLSGGNDKTTFFTSGAYFKQDGIVMNTGFERYSARVNLDHKASRHVTVGMNLSPSFASSRLLPVEDQVFSGGILGSALSLPPTVPVYNPDGSFTTLLGPSPYNIGVIDNPVAIASKIKNKRTVFRTLGNVYAEATIINGLKFRTSFGIDYSDSRDNAYYPSDLGWNGVPAPVQARASASTGRDLNWLNENILTYKKTFGEKHELDLLAGFTAQKARYEAASLNATNFPTDLVPTLNAGQVTSGGTAVSEWSLLSMLARANYTYAGKYLFSATMRRDGSSRFGARNKWGTFPSASVGWYISEEHFMKSQHVVSDLKLRASYGLAGNNTIGNYNHIGLLSNRRYSFGEGAGALAYGLYPGSISNEQLGWEMMHQFDIGVDFSLLRSRLSFTIDFYNKNTTDLLLNVPVPASTGYETALQNIGKLNNRGWEFSVNSRNFTGAFKWSTAFNISFNRNKVMKLGPSGNPIISKSPSFSPNTHITRIGSPIGSFWGYEAIGVYQSQEDVDSSPRVGGNTGSRPGDLKFRDIDGDGAITPSDVTIIGDNAPDFFYGITNNFSYGPFSLSILGDGVQGIQLLNGSRRNIGLVNGSYSRKDVLGRWQSPEQPGDGRTPRANVAPTGGNVSYVSSLLVENASFFRIRNINLRYSLPEKLAKAVCLQNASVSLSVQNAFTFTKYRGYNPEQSLNGSSSLTPGVDFNGYPLARTFTLGLNLTL; encoded by the coding sequence TCGGTACGCTTCAAAAACGCGTCTATCGACGACATTCTCGCCACCGTTTTCAAAGACATGCCGCTGTCGTACCGCATTTTCCAGCGGAACGTTGTTTTGAAAAAAGTAGTGAAAACACCCCTTCATGAAACCGGACTGCCCGCCCGCATTCCGGGCGCGGAACCGGGCATTCAGCTTACCCAGCGGACGATCGAACCCTTACCGGCGCGGCTCGACCGCACGCTACAGGGGAAGGTTACCGACGAAAACGGCAGCCCGTTCCCCGGCGTGAGCATTGTCATCAAAAACTCGCAGACAGGCACGGCCACCGACGCAGCCGGGGAGTTCCGCCTCAGCATTCCCGACGGGGAGCCGGAACCGGTGATCGTGGTGAGTTTTGTAGGATATAAAAACCAGGAGATCGCGGTCGGTAATAGGCTGGAAGTGAATATTGCTATGGCAGTGGACACCAAGGCATTGAACGACGTGGTGGTGATCGGCTACGGCACGCAGAAGCAGAGCAGCATTACCGGCTCGGTGGCGTCGCTGCCGATGAAGAATGTGGCCAATCAGCCGCTTACCAGCCTCGACCAGGCCCTGGGCGGGCAAATTGCAGGTGTGAACGTGGCGCAAACCAAAGGTGCCCCGGGCGGGGGCGTGTCCGTACGGGTACGCGGCACGGGGTCCATCGGGGCGGGTAACGAGCCATTGTATGTGATCGACGGCTTTCCCGTGTCGGATGGTTTTAACAGTAATTTAAATCCACTGGCGTCCATCAATCCCAACGACATCGAATCCATTGAAATACTGAAAGATGCCTCGGCGGCGGCCATTTACGGCTCCCGCGGCAGTAACGGCGTGGTGCTGGTGACGACGAAGCGCGGCAAGTCGGGGAAATCGGTTGTGCAGCTGGATACCTATTATGGATTTCAGCAGGTGGCCAACAAAATCGACATGCTCAATGCCCGCGAGTATGCCGAGTTCAACACCGAAGCCCGCAATAATGCGTGGGTGGACCGCGGCGGAAAGGCAACCGATCCCAACAGCGTGCGCCCGGCGGCGCTGCAAATCCCGGAGATGTTTGCCAACCCGGAAACACTCGGCAAAGGCACCGACTGGCAGGATGAGGTTTTCCGCACGGCGCCGATCCAGAACTATCAGTTGTCGCTGTCGGGCGGGAATGATAAAACGACATTCTTCACTTCGGGGGCTTATTTCAAACAGGACGGCATTGTGATGAACACGGGCTTCGAGCGGTATTCGGCGCGGGTGAACCTCGACCATAAGGCATCGCGCCATGTAACCGTGGGCATGAACCTCTCGCCCTCGTTCGCTTCGAGCCGGCTGCTGCCCGTGGAAGACCAGGTTTTTTCGGGCGGTATATTGGGTTCCGCATTGTCGCTGCCGCCTACCGTGCCGGTTTACAATCCCGACGGATCGTTCACGACATTGCTCGGGCCATCACCGTATAACATCGGGGTGATCGACAACCCCGTAGCCATCGCCAGCAAAATCAAGAACAAGCGGACCGTTTTCAGAACCCTTGGAAATGTGTACGCCGAAGCCACCATTATCAACGGCCTCAAATTCAGGACCTCTTTCGGGATCGATTACTCCGACTCCCGCGACAATGCCTATTATCCGTCCGATTTGGGCTGGAATGGAGTGCCGGCGCCGGTACAGGCCAGGGCGTCAGCTTCAACGGGCCGCGACTTGAACTGGCTCAATGAGAACATTTTGACCTACAAAAAGACATTCGGCGAAAAGCACGAGCTCGACCTGCTTGCCGGATTTACCGCTCAAAAAGCCAGGTACGAAGCGGCTTCGCTGAATGCCACCAACTTCCCGACCGACCTCGTGCCGACGCTGAATGCAGGCCAGGTTACCAGCGGCGGCACCGCCGTTTCGGAATGGTCGCTGCTTTCGATGCTGGCGCGGGCCAACTACACCTATGCAGGTAAATACCTGTTTTCGGCTACCATGCGCCGCGACGGGTCGTCACGCTTCGGCGCGCGCAACAAATGGGGCACGTTCCCGTCGGCTTCGGTGGGCTGGTACATTTCGGAAGAGCATTTCATGAAATCGCAGCACGTGGTGAGCGATCTGAAACTGCGGGCGAGCTACGGGCTGGCGGGTAACAATACCATCGGTAACTACAACCACATCGGGCTCCTCAGCAACCGCCGTTACAGCTTCGGCGAGGGCGCGGGGGCGCTGGCTTACGGGCTCTACCCGGGATCGATCAGCAATGAGCAGCTGGGCTGGGAAATGATGCACCAGTTCGATATCGGCGTCGATTTCTCGTTGCTGCGCAGCCGGCTGAGCTTTACCATTGATTTTTACAACAAAAACACCACCGACCTGCTCCTGAACGTGCCCGTACCGGCGTCTACCGGCTATGAAACCGCCTTGCAGAACATCGGAAAGCTCAATAACCGGGGCTGGGAGTTCAGTGTCAATTCGCGGAATTTCACCGGCGCATTCAAATGGTCGACGGCGTTCAATATTTCCTTTAACCGCAATAAAGTAATGAAGCTGGGGCCGTCCGGCAACCCGATTATCTCCAAAAGCCCGTCTTTCAGTCCCAACACCCACATTACCAGGATCGGCTCGCCCATCGGGAGTTTCTGGGGTTATGAGGCGATCGGCGTTTACCAGTCGCAGGAAGATGTGGATAGCAGCCCGAGGGTAGGAGGTAACACCGGATCGCGGCCGGGCGACCTGAAATTCAGGGATATAGACGGCGATGGCGCCATTACGCCCAGCGACGTCACGATCATCGGCGACAATGCGCCCGATTTCTTTTACGGCATCACCAACAATTTCTCCTATGGCCCGTTCAGCCTCAGCATTCTCGGCGACGGCGTGCAGGGTATCCAGCTGCTGAACGGCTCGCGTCGGAATATCGGACTGGTGAATGGCAGTTACAGCCGCAAGGACGTCCTTGGCCGCTGGCAGTCGCCCGAGCAGCCGGGTGATGGCCGCACGCCGCGTGCCAATGTGGCGCCTACCGGCGGCAACGTGAGCTACGTGTCGAGCCTGCTCGTGGAAAACGCATCTTTTTTCAGGATCAGGAACATCAACCTGCGGTATAGCCTGCCCGAAAAACTGGCGAAGGCGGTTTGTCTTCAGAATGCAAGCGTGAGCCTGTCGGTACAGAATGCGTTCACATTCACGAAGTACCGGGGCTACAACCCCGAGCAAAGCCTGAACGGCAGCAGCTCGCTCACGCCCGGCGTCGATTTCAACGGCTATCCGCTGGCGCGCACATTCACCCTTGGTCTGAACCTGACATTATAA